One Curtobacterium sp. BH-2-1-1 genomic region harbors:
- a CDS encoding rhodanese-like domain-containing protein produces the protein MPAEIVDVDVAEARRRIDAGARLFDVREQGEWDEVHAPEATLVPMSELVARWKEIDGGDEPAIIVCHSGGRSARVVAALEQSGVPAVNLVGGMVAWEQSGAPVVRDAQGEPRHEH, from the coding sequence ATGCCGGCGGAGATCGTCGACGTCGACGTGGCCGAGGCCCGTCGGCGGATCGACGCCGGCGCGCGCCTGTTCGACGTGCGCGAGCAGGGGGAGTGGGACGAGGTCCACGCTCCCGAGGCGACCCTCGTGCCGATGTCCGAGTTGGTCGCCCGGTGGAAGGAGATCGACGGCGGCGACGAGCCCGCGATCATCGTCTGCCACTCCGGCGGACGCTCCGCGCGGGTCGTGGCGGCACTCGAGCAGTCCGGGGTCCCCGCGGTGAACCTCGTCGGCGGCATGGTCGCGTGGGAGCAGTCGGGCGCCCCCGTGGTGCGCGACGCCCAGGGCGAACCGCGTCACGAGCACTGA
- the yajC gene encoding preprotein translocase subunit YajC — MGQEVILIVIVVAFAAFMFYNSRKRKKQQGELATKMVPGAKVMLSFGLYGTLLSVDDEKVTADVEIAPGTVVTVHRQTLSRVVDDTASDITTTATPEDEPAAPKPVAELNGEPIYGERVESTDADTDAAKRKTED, encoded by the coding sequence ATGGGTCAAGAAGTCATCCTCATCGTCATCGTCGTGGCGTTCGCGGCCTTCATGTTCTACAACAGCCGGAAGCGCAAGAAGCAGCAGGGCGAGCTCGCCACCAAGATGGTGCCGGGCGCGAAGGTCATGCTGTCCTTCGGTCTGTACGGCACGCTCCTGTCGGTCGACGACGAGAAGGTCACGGCCGACGTCGAGATCGCACCGGGAACGGTCGTCACCGTCCACCGCCAGACCCTGTCGCGTGTCGTCGACGACACCGCGTCGGACATCACCACCACGGCCACGCCCGAGGACGAGCCGGCAGCGCCGAAGCCCGTCGCCGAGCTCAACGGGGAGCCGATCTACGGCGAGCGTGTCGAGTCCACGGACGCCGACACCGACGCTGCGAAGCGCAAGACCGAAGACTGA
- the ruvC gene encoding crossover junction endodeoxyribonuclease RuvC — protein sequence MRVLGVDPGLTRCGVGIVEVASNRRARLVHVTVVRTPADMALEQRLLRIADGIAAEIDEHRPDAVAVERVFAQANVRTVMGTAQAAGLALHAAAARGLPVGLHTPSEVKAAVTGYGNADKRQVQTMIARVLGLDEAPKPADAADALALAVCHAWRLGSPDTVGTRATNLTPAQRAWRDAQGGTVDSPLARAAAAAAGRSQRGSSASSVAGRRLGA from the coding sequence CTGCGCGTGCTCGGGGTCGACCCCGGGCTCACGCGGTGCGGCGTCGGCATCGTCGAGGTCGCATCGAACCGCCGCGCCCGGCTCGTCCACGTGACGGTCGTGCGCACCCCGGCGGACATGGCGCTCGAGCAGCGGCTGCTCCGCATCGCCGACGGCATCGCCGCCGAGATCGACGAGCACCGTCCCGACGCCGTCGCGGTCGAGCGGGTGTTCGCGCAGGCGAACGTCCGGACGGTCATGGGCACGGCGCAGGCCGCCGGCCTCGCCCTGCACGCCGCGGCGGCACGGGGGCTGCCGGTCGGGCTGCACACCCCGTCCGAGGTGAAGGCTGCCGTGACCGGGTACGGCAACGCGGACAAGCGCCAGGTGCAGACGATGATCGCGCGCGTGCTCGGCCTCGACGAGGCCCCCAAGCCCGCCGACGCCGCGGACGCGCTCGCCCTGGCGGTGTGCCACGCCTGGAGGCTCGGGTCACCCGACACGGTCGGCACGCGTGCCACGAACCTCACCCCGGCACAGCGTGCGTGGCGGGACGCACAGGGCGGCACGGTCGACTCGCCGCTGGCACGCGCCGCGGCCGCGGCCGCCGGTCGCTCGCAGCGTGGCTCGTCGGCATCGTCGGTGGCCGGCCGTAGGCTCGGGGCATGA
- a CDS encoding YebC/PmpR family DNA-binding transcriptional regulator, with amino-acid sequence MSGHSKWATTKHKKAVIDQRRAKSFAKLIKNIEVAAKMGGADLSGNPTLVDAVQKAKKTSVPNDNIDRAIKRGAGLTGETIEYTTIMYEGYGPNGVAMLIECLTDNKNRAAAEVRTAMSRNGGTMADPGSVAYNFSRKGVISVTKTDGLDEDTVMTAVLDAGVEDVIDQGGGFEVITEATDLVAARTALQDAGIDYDSADAEFVPGLKVPVDADTARKVFRLIDALEDSDDVQNVYSNFDIPADVQAELDEDED; translated from the coding sequence GTGTCCGGGCATTCCAAGTGGGCAACGACCAAGCACAAGAAGGCCGTCATCGACCAGCGACGTGCCAAGTCGTTCGCGAAGCTCATCAAGAACATCGAGGTCGCCGCCAAGATGGGCGGCGCCGACCTCTCCGGCAACCCGACCCTCGTCGACGCCGTGCAGAAGGCCAAGAAGACCTCGGTCCCCAACGACAACATCGACCGCGCCATCAAGCGCGGTGCCGGCCTGACCGGTGAGACGATCGAGTACACGACGATCATGTACGAGGGCTACGGCCCGAACGGCGTCGCGATGCTCATCGAGTGCCTCACGGACAACAAGAACCGTGCCGCTGCCGAGGTCCGCACCGCGATGTCGCGGAACGGCGGGACCATGGCCGACCCGGGCAGCGTCGCCTACAACTTCTCCCGCAAGGGCGTCATCTCCGTCACCAAGACCGACGGCCTCGACGAGGACACCGTCATGACGGCGGTGCTGGACGCCGGCGTCGAGGACGTCATCGACCAGGGCGGCGGCTTCGAGGTCATCACCGAGGCGACCGACCTCGTCGCGGCCCGCACCGCGCTGCAGGACGCCGGGATCGACTACGACTCCGCCGATGCCGAGTTCGTCCCCGGCCTCAAGGTGCCGGTCGACGCCGACACGGCGCGCAAGGTGTTCCGCCTGATCGACGCGCTCGAGGACAGCGACGACGTGCAGAACGTCTACTCGAACTTCGACATCCCCGCGGACGTCCAGGCCGAGCTCGACGAGGACGAGGACTAG
- the ruvB gene encoding Holliday junction branch migration DNA helicase RuvB, which translates to MSGITAAGAESQEELAFEGALRPKSLDEFVGQRKVRGQLDLLLKAAALQDRTPDHILMAGPPGLGKTTLAMIVAHESGRPLRMSSGPAIQHAGDLAAVLSSLVPGEVLFIDEIHRMARSAEEMLYLAMEDFRIDVMVGKGAGATSIPLDLAPFTLVGATTRAGLLPNPLRDRFGFTAHLEFYEKDELEQVLIRAAHLLELDIDRSALREIAGRSRGTPRIANRLLRRVRDYALVHRTTDGMAAVQGALDLYDVDELGLDRLDRAVVETMLTRFDGGPVGLNTLAVSVGEESETIESVVEPFLVRVGLVTRSPRGRIATPQAWRHFDMTPGQAGLAQPGLFDDDAD; encoded by the coding sequence GTGAGCGGGATCACCGCCGCGGGCGCCGAGTCACAAGAGGAACTCGCGTTCGAGGGGGCCCTCCGCCCGAAGTCCCTCGACGAGTTCGTCGGGCAGCGGAAGGTCCGGGGGCAGCTCGACCTGCTCCTCAAGGCGGCGGCACTGCAGGACCGGACGCCCGACCACATCCTGATGGCCGGCCCTCCCGGACTCGGCAAGACGACCCTCGCGATGATCGTCGCGCACGAGTCCGGTCGGCCCCTGCGGATGTCGAGCGGCCCGGCGATCCAGCACGCCGGTGACCTCGCCGCAGTGCTGTCGTCCCTCGTCCCCGGCGAGGTCCTGTTCATCGACGAGATCCACCGGATGGCCCGCTCGGCAGAGGAGATGCTCTACCTCGCGATGGAGGACTTCCGCATCGACGTGATGGTCGGCAAAGGGGCCGGCGCCACGAGCATCCCGCTCGACCTCGCGCCGTTCACCCTCGTCGGCGCCACCACGCGTGCCGGCCTCCTGCCGAACCCGCTGCGCGACCGCTTCGGGTTCACCGCCCACCTCGAGTTCTACGAGAAGGACGAGCTCGAGCAGGTCCTCATCCGGGCGGCACACCTGCTCGAACTCGACATCGACCGGTCCGCGCTGCGCGAGATCGCCGGGCGCTCCCGGGGCACACCACGCATCGCGAACCGCCTGCTCCGACGTGTCCGCGACTACGCCCTCGTGCACCGCACCACCGACGGCATGGCCGCCGTGCAGGGCGCCCTCGACCTCTACGACGTCGACGAACTCGGACTCGACCGCCTCGACCGCGCCGTGGTCGAGACGATGCTGACGCGCTTCGACGGCGGTCCCGTCGGCCTGAACACCCTCGCGGTGTCCGTCGGGGAAGAGTCCGAGACCATCGAGTCGGTCGTCGAACCGTTCCTCGTCCGGGTCGGCCTCGTCACCCGCAGCCCCCGCGGGCGGATCGCCACCCCGCAGGCCTGGCGGCACTTCGACATGACACCCGGGCAGGCCGGCCTCGCACAGCCCGGGCTGTTCGACGACGACGCCGACTGA
- a CDS encoding ROK family protein: MSTTQSTPLALAVDLGGTKVEAALVTDAGVVLPATRFRSPTGPGRTSDELQAAVDEVVTAALAALPTDATLVGVGIGSAGPVDEEHGLVSPLNMPVWRGYPLRDRVAAHVPAGVPVTLRMDGLAITLAEHWVGAAQGSDHVMGMIVSTGVGGGLILHGRTVSGPTGNAGHIGHVECGGFDDHCACGGTGCLEAIASGPKTVAWAQRQGFTGSTGEELSAAYAAGDEIAVAAVKRSGRALGQAIAAATSLVDLEVVAIGGGFSHVTPDLFEYAREAVAERVEFGFVTKVRIVPTGLSQDGPLIGAAALVHRADVLR, from the coding sequence ATGTCCACGACCCAGTCCACCCCCCTCGCCCTCGCCGTCGACCTCGGCGGTACCAAGGTCGAGGCGGCCCTCGTCACCGACGCCGGCGTCGTCCTCCCCGCCACGCGGTTCCGCAGCCCGACCGGCCCCGGCCGGACGTCCGACGAGCTGCAGGCCGCGGTCGACGAGGTCGTGACGGCCGCCCTCGCCGCGCTGCCGACGGACGCCACGCTCGTCGGTGTCGGCATCGGCTCGGCCGGTCCGGTCGACGAGGAGCACGGACTCGTCTCCCCGCTCAACATGCCGGTCTGGCGCGGGTACCCGCTCCGGGACCGCGTCGCCGCGCACGTCCCCGCCGGCGTCCCGGTCACGCTCCGCATGGACGGCCTGGCGATCACGCTCGCCGAGCACTGGGTCGGCGCGGCGCAGGGCTCCGACCACGTGATGGGCATGATCGTGTCCACCGGCGTCGGCGGCGGCCTGATCCTGCACGGCCGGACGGTCAGCGGCCCGACGGGCAACGCCGGGCACATCGGCCACGTCGAGTGCGGCGGCTTCGACGACCACTGCGCGTGCGGCGGCACCGGCTGCCTCGAGGCGATCGCCAGCGGCCCGAAGACCGTCGCGTGGGCGCAGCGGCAGGGGTTCACGGGCAGCACCGGCGAGGAGCTCTCGGCGGCCTACGCGGCGGGCGACGAGATCGCCGTCGCGGCCGTCAAGCGCAGCGGTCGCGCCCTCGGGCAGGCCATCGCGGCGGCCACGAGCCTCGTCGACCTCGAGGTCGTGGCCATCGGCGGCGGGTTCTCGCACGTCACGCCCGACCTCTTCGAGTACGCGCGCGAGGCGGTGGCGGAGCGCGTCGAGTTCGGCTTCGTGACCAAGGTGCGGATCGTCCCGACGGGGCTGTCGCAGGACGGTCCCCTCATCGGCGCCGCGGCGCTCGTGCACCGGGCCGACGTGCTCCGCTGA
- a CDS encoding type IV toxin-antitoxin system AbiEi family antitoxin yields the protein MSRTRLLTSDDWPEAELRAAVLAGELVAVGACWASPAEPQTPALRAAAAAWALRDARLIASTRTAAWVWGAVSRAPAPLEACVPLRVRVHVDGALRVREVVITDEDVVVLGGLRVTTPLRTVVDLLRSPGDRPGGFDPSDAAAVAGLLAIGAVSVAAVAGSLATLGTIPMARQAERRLRDVLDAAGEPVSPR from the coding sequence GTGTCCCGAACCCGGCTGCTGACCAGCGACGACTGGCCCGAGGCCGAGCTGCGCGCAGCGGTCCTCGCCGGCGAGCTCGTGGCCGTCGGGGCGTGCTGGGCCTCCCCCGCCGAACCGCAGACCCCGGCGCTCCGGGCGGCAGCCGCGGCGTGGGCGCTCCGTGACGCGCGCCTCATCGCGAGCACCCGGACGGCCGCGTGGGTCTGGGGTGCCGTCTCGCGTGCACCGGCCCCGCTCGAGGCCTGTGTCCCGCTCCGGGTCCGCGTGCACGTCGACGGCGCGCTGCGCGTCCGCGAGGTCGTGATCACGGACGAGGACGTCGTCGTGCTCGGTGGCCTCCGCGTCACCACACCGCTGCGCACGGTCGTGGACCTGCTGCGCAGCCCCGGGGACCGGCCCGGTGGGTTCGACCCGTCGGACGCCGCGGCCGTGGCCGGACTCCTGGCGATCGGTGCGGTGTCGGTCGCCGCGGTCGCCGGGTCCCTCGCGACGCTCGGGACGATCCCGATGGCCCGGCAGGCGGAGCGGCGGTTGCGGGACGTGCTCGACGCGGCCGGGGAGCCGGTCAGCCCGCGCTGA
- the ruvA gene encoding Holliday junction branch migration protein RuvA, with product MIASLRGTCIDIAGSGVVIEVGGVGYAVTVTPAHALTMRHGSEVFVRTAMIVREDEHLLFGFESTDALQVFDLLRSVSGVGPKSAMGVLAHMDPAQVANAVAHDDDGAFRKVSGIGPKTAKLIIVALSGKLAAFEQVPVVAARGGTAHPAATDVVAALVGLGWREDAAQRAVDETIASEPGVASMGTQALLRAALGALRPAGAGR from the coding sequence ATGATCGCGAGTCTCCGGGGCACCTGCATCGACATCGCCGGCTCCGGCGTGGTGATCGAGGTCGGGGGAGTGGGCTACGCGGTCACGGTGACCCCGGCACACGCCCTGACGATGCGCCACGGGTCCGAGGTCTTCGTGCGGACCGCGATGATCGTGCGCGAGGACGAGCACCTCCTCTTCGGCTTCGAGTCCACCGACGCGCTCCAGGTGTTCGACCTCCTCCGCAGCGTGTCCGGCGTCGGCCCGAAGTCGGCGATGGGCGTCCTCGCCCACATGGACCCGGCCCAGGTCGCGAACGCCGTCGCACACGACGACGACGGCGCCTTCCGCAAGGTCTCCGGCATCGGCCCGAAGACCGCCAAGCTCATCATCGTCGCCCTCTCCGGCAAGCTCGCCGCGTTCGAGCAGGTGCCCGTCGTGGCGGCCCGCGGCGGCACCGCGCACCCGGCCGCGACCGACGTCGTCGCCGCCCTCGTCGGCCTCGGCTGGCGCGAGGACGCCGCGCAGCGCGCGGTCGACGAGACCATCGCGTCCGAGCCGGGCGTCGCCTCGATGGGCACCCAGGCACTGCTCCGCGCCGCCCTGGGTGCGCTCCGCCCCGCCGGTGCCGGCCGGTGA
- the secF gene encoding protein translocase subunit SecF, which yields MASFSQFGSDLYTGKRSYDIVGRRKTWYVIAIIAIVVSLAVPWLRGGYQLGIEFTGGSEFTLSDVKTLDQNLATETVESIVPDGVPRVSQLGTHGIRVQTGQLTDRETSEVQDALAKAYDVPDSQVAATFIGATWGADVLNQAIRGLVIFLALAAVFMALYFRTWKMSVSAMVALLHDLLITAGVYGIVGLEVTPAAVIGFLTILGYSLYDTVVVFDKVRENTSQESHRTFVQSVNLAVNQTLVRSINTSVVALLPVGAILFIGSYILGAGTLRDISLALFIGIIVGTYSTIFIASPMYAHLRENEPKIKQADAKKQAAAAKRQREVDATAGV from the coding sequence ATGGCCAGCTTCAGCCAGTTCGGCAGCGACCTCTACACGGGGAAGCGCTCGTACGACATCGTCGGCCGCCGCAAGACCTGGTACGTCATCGCGATCATCGCGATCGTGGTCTCGCTCGCGGTCCCGTGGCTGCGTGGCGGGTACCAGCTCGGCATCGAGTTCACCGGCGGGTCCGAGTTCACGCTCTCCGACGTGAAGACGCTCGACCAGAACCTCGCCACCGAGACCGTCGAGTCGATCGTCCCCGACGGCGTCCCGCGTGTCTCGCAGCTCGGTACGCACGGCATCCGCGTGCAGACCGGCCAGCTCACCGACCGTGAGACCTCCGAGGTCCAGGACGCCCTGGCGAAGGCCTACGACGTCCCGGACAGCCAGGTCGCCGCGACCTTCATCGGTGCGACCTGGGGTGCCGACGTGCTCAACCAGGCGATCCGCGGCCTCGTGATCTTCCTCGCCCTCGCGGCGGTGTTCATGGCGCTGTACTTCCGCACGTGGAAGATGTCGGTGTCCGCCATGGTGGCGCTCCTCCACGACCTCCTGATCACGGCGGGCGTGTACGGCATCGTCGGGCTCGAGGTCACGCCCGCGGCGGTGATCGGCTTCCTGACCATCCTCGGCTACTCGCTGTACGACACCGTCGTGGTGTTCGACAAGGTCCGCGAGAACACGAGCCAGGAGTCCCACCGCACCTTCGTCCAGTCGGTGAACCTCGCGGTCAACCAGACGCTCGTGCGGTCGATCAACACCTCGGTCGTCGCACTGCTGCCGGTCGGCGCGATCCTCTTCATCGGGTCGTACATCCTCGGCGCCGGAACGCTCCGCGACATCTCGCTCGCGCTGTTCATCGGCATCATCGTCGGCACCTACTCGACGATCTTCATCGCGTCGCCGATGTACGCGCACCTGCGAGAGAACGAGCCGAAGATCAAGCAGGCCGACGCCAAGAAGCAGGCCGCTGCCGCCAAGCGTCAGCGCGAGGTCGACGCGACGGCGGGCGTCTGA
- the secD gene encoding protein translocase subunit SecD yields the protein MARSTPVKKAIRSLTWLVILMAVLAGLNTAASVLAGNTKDDSGKWFEGASWVPELALDLQGGTQLTLAAQNTEGGSVTSQQLNQAVNIIRQRINATGVSESQINTQGTNNIVVSIPGKPDKATIDRIEAAAKLTFRPVLYTEAATNTAVGGSGSSSASAAPYSPPASLAATPSAKPTNGSDLNWVTPALQDLYTNYNCNAPDDVTTAPDDEPLVTCDQDGAAKYILGPVEVSGSGISNATSGLATDSQGTSTGQWAVNLTFKGKSSDDFRDVTSRLVKLQPPQNQFAIVLDGSVITAPASNAAITNGKAQITGSFTADSAKTLADQLKYGALPINFQVQSNENISATLGTAQLVGGLVAGLIGLILVIIYSVIQYRALAFVTVLSLGVAAALTYLVIAIMSWRVDYRLSLAGVAGLIVAIGITADSFIVYFERIRDELRDGRGLESAVESGWKRALRTILASDSINFLAAVVLYILAVSDVKGFAFTLLLTTLIDVVVVVMFTHPMMQLIARSRFFGEGHRFSGLDPAALGAVYRGRAQFRAPVVDGRRQRSAGEAQRRQTIAERKAAQASGENGTTPDGKDD from the coding sequence GTGGCACGATCGACACCCGTCAAGAAGGCGATCCGCTCGCTGACCTGGTTGGTGATCCTCATGGCGGTCCTCGCGGGGTTGAACACCGCCGCGTCGGTCCTCGCCGGGAACACCAAGGACGACAGCGGCAAGTGGTTCGAAGGGGCCAGCTGGGTCCCGGAACTCGCCCTCGACCTCCAGGGCGGCACGCAGCTGACGCTCGCGGCGCAGAACACCGAGGGCGGCTCGGTGACGAGCCAGCAGCTCAACCAGGCCGTGAACATCATCCGGCAGCGCATCAACGCGACCGGTGTCTCGGAATCGCAGATCAACACCCAGGGGACGAACAACATCGTCGTCTCCATCCCGGGCAAGCCGGACAAGGCGACGATCGACCGCATCGAGGCGGCGGCGAAGCTCACGTTCCGCCCGGTCCTCTACACCGAGGCGGCGACCAACACCGCGGTGGGCGGCAGCGGATCCTCGTCGGCCTCCGCGGCGCCGTACTCCCCGCCGGCATCGCTCGCCGCGACGCCGAGCGCCAAGCCGACCAACGGCAGCGACCTGAACTGGGTCACGCCGGCGCTGCAGGACCTGTACACGAACTACAACTGCAACGCTCCGGACGACGTCACGACGGCGCCGGACGACGAGCCCCTCGTCACCTGTGACCAGGACGGTGCCGCGAAGTACATCCTCGGCCCGGTCGAGGTGTCCGGCTCGGGCATCAGCAACGCCACCTCCGGCCTCGCGACCGACTCGCAGGGCACGTCGACCGGCCAGTGGGCCGTCAACCTGACGTTCAAGGGCAAGAGCTCGGACGACTTCCGCGACGTCACCAGCCGGCTCGTGAAGCTGCAGCCGCCGCAGAACCAGTTCGCGATCGTCCTCGACGGCTCCGTCATCACGGCCCCGGCGTCGAACGCGGCCATCACGAACGGCAAGGCGCAGATCACCGGCTCGTTCACGGCCGACTCCGCGAAGACCCTCGCCGACCAGTTGAAGTACGGCGCGCTGCCGATCAACTTCCAGGTCCAGTCGAACGAGAACATCTCCGCGACGCTCGGTACCGCGCAGCTCGTCGGTGGCCTCGTGGCGGGTCTGATCGGTCTGATCCTGGTCATCATTTACTCGGTCATCCAGTACCGGGCGCTCGCGTTCGTCACGGTCCTCTCGCTCGGTGTGGCCGCGGCGTTGACGTACCTCGTGATCGCGATCATGTCCTGGCGCGTCGACTACCGCCTGTCGTTGGCGGGAGTGGCGGGTCTGATCGTCGCGATCGGCATCACGGCGGACTCGTTCATCGTGTACTTCGAGCGCATCAGGGACGAACTCCGTGACGGCCGGGGCCTCGAGAGTGCCGTCGAGTCCGGGTGGAAGCGTGCACTGCGCACGATCCTGGCGTCCGACTCGATCAACTTCCTCGCCGCCGTGGTGCTCTACATCCTCGCGGTGAGCGACGTGAAGGGCTTCGCGTTCACGCTGCTCCTCACCACCCTGATCGACGTCGTCGTGGTCGTCATGTTCACGCACCCGATGATGCAGCTCATCGCCCGCAGCCGCTTCTTCGGCGAGGGACACCGGTTCAGCGGGCTCGATCCCGCGGCCCTCGGCGCCGTCTACCGCGGTCGCGCGCAGTTCCGCGCGCCGGTCGTCGACGGCAGGCGTCAGCGCAGCGCCGGTGAGGCGCAGCGTCGACAGACGATCGCAGAGCGGAAGGCCGCGCAGGCCTCCGGCGAGAACGGCACGACGCCGGACGGGAAGGACGACTGA
- a CDS encoding bifunctional (p)ppGpp synthetase/guanosine-3',5'-bis(diphosphate) 3'-pyrophosphohydrolase: protein MTDTRESTPQDASAPRAGQDTGSASRPGSAPRPTSPLGPNTTGNLGSLRSLLPRLFSRAQPAGAVDTLIRTVRSHHPKADVTLIERAYSVAERAHDGQKRKSGEPYITHPVAVAQILADLGIGPITIAAALLHDTVEDTDYQLDQLREDFGDEIAMLVDGVTKLDKVKYGDSAQAETVRKMVIAMSKDIRVLVIKLADRLHNARTWGFVESTSATRKAKETLEIYAPLAHRLGIQMIKLELEDLSFAVLHPKLYVEIDSLVKERQPKREQFVQNVIGTLKKDLKAAKVRGEVMGRPKQYYSIYQKMIVRGREFDEIYDLVGIRVLVPTVRDCYAMLGSVHARWTPLPGRFKDYIATPKFNLYQSLHTTVLGPQGRAVEIQIRTHEMHQRAEFGVAAHWKYKQRAAGRDVDSSSATDQDMAWLAHITDWQAETSDPGEFLDSLRYEIGAKETYVFTPQGKVIGLPSGATPVDFAYAVHTEIGHRTMGAKVNGRLVPLESALSSGDVVEIFTSKNPDSGPSQDWLTFVRSPRARNKIKQWFTKERREEAIEQGRDAIARAMRKQNLPLQRIMSQDSISEVASSMRYDDISALYAAVGEGHVSTQSVIEKVLGNVQTETETEEPELSFPRQVTSRQLRNSDSGVLVRGAPDILVKLAKCCTPVPGDQIVGFITRGQGVSVHQASCTNVKSLMNEPDRMIEVEWAPSSKSVFLVQIQIEALDRSGLLSDVTRVLTDHHVNILSATVSTSSDRLALSRFVFEMGDTTHLDRVLNAVRRIDAVYDVYRVSAG from the coding sequence ATGACGGACACGCGTGAGTCCACGCCGCAGGACGCCTCTGCGCCGCGGGCAGGGCAGGACACCGGCTCCGCGAGCCGCCCCGGCTCCGCACCCCGGCCGACGAGTCCGCTCGGGCCGAACACGACCGGCAACCTCGGTTCGCTCCGGTCGCTGCTGCCGCGGCTGTTCTCGCGCGCCCAGCCCGCCGGTGCGGTCGACACCCTGATCCGCACCGTCCGGTCGCACCACCCCAAGGCCGACGTGACGCTCATCGAGCGCGCCTACTCGGTCGCGGAACGCGCGCACGACGGGCAGAAGCGCAAGTCGGGCGAGCCGTACATCACGCACCCGGTCGCGGTGGCGCAGATCCTCGCCGACCTCGGGATCGGGCCGATCACCATCGCCGCGGCGCTCCTGCACGACACCGTCGAGGACACCGACTACCAGCTCGACCAGCTGCGCGAGGACTTCGGCGACGAGATCGCCATGCTCGTCGACGGCGTCACGAAGCTCGACAAGGTCAAGTACGGCGACAGCGCCCAGGCCGAGACCGTCCGCAAGATGGTCATCGCGATGTCGAAGGACATCCGCGTCTTGGTCATCAAGCTCGCCGACCGGCTGCACAACGCCCGCACGTGGGGCTTCGTCGAGTCGACCTCCGCCACGCGCAAGGCGAAGGAGACCCTCGAGATCTACGCGCCGCTCGCGCACCGGCTCGGCATCCAGATGATCAAGCTGGAGCTCGAGGACCTCTCGTTCGCGGTGCTCCACCCCAAGCTGTACGTCGAGATCGACAGCCTGGTGAAGGAACGCCAGCCGAAGCGCGAGCAGTTCGTCCAGAACGTCATCGGCACGCTCAAGAAGGACCTCAAGGCCGCCAAGGTCCGCGGCGAGGTCATGGGCCGCCCGAAGCAGTACTACTCGATCTACCAAAAGATGATCGTCCGCGGGCGCGAGTTCGACGAGATCTACGACCTGGTCGGCATCCGCGTCCTCGTCCCGACCGTGCGCGACTGCTACGCGATGCTCGGTTCCGTGCACGCGCGGTGGACGCCGCTGCCGGGTCGGTTCAAGGACTACATCGCGACGCCGAAGTTCAACCTGTACCAGTCGCTGCACACCACCGTCCTGGGGCCGCAGGGCCGTGCGGTCGAGATCCAGATCCGCACCCACGAGATGCACCAGCGGGCCGAGTTCGGTGTCGCCGCCCACTGGAAGTACAAGCAGCGCGCGGCCGGCCGTGACGTCGACTCCTCGTCGGCCACCGACCAGGACATGGCGTGGCTGGCGCACATCACCGACTGGCAGGCCGAGACGAGCGACCCGGGTGAGTTCCTCGACTCGCTCCGGTACGAGATCGGTGCGAAGGAGACCTACGTCTTCACGCCCCAGGGCAAGGTCATCGGGCTGCCGTCCGGTGCGACCCCCGTCGACTTCGCGTACGCCGTGCACACCGAGATCGGCCACCGCACGATGGGCGCCAAGGTCAACGGGCGGCTCGTGCCCCTCGAGAGCGCCCTGTCGAGCGGCGACGTCGTCGAGATCTTCACCTCGAAGAACCCCGACTCCGGCCCCAGCCAGGACTGGCTGACCTTCGTCCGGAGCCCACGCGCCCGGAACAAGATCAAGCAGTGGTTCACCAAGGAACGCCGCGAAGAGGCGATCGAGCAGGGCCGCGACGCGATCGCGCGGGCGATGCGGAAGCAGAACCTGCCGCTCCAGCGCATCATGAGCCAGGACTCGATCTCCGAGGTCGCGTCGTCGATGCGCTACGACGACATCTCCGCGCTGTACGCGGCCGTCGGCGAGGGGCACGTCTCCACGCAGTCGGTGATCGAGAAGGTCCTCGGGAACGTCCAGACCGAGACCGAGACGGAAGAGCCGGAGCTCAGCTTCCCCCGCCAGGTCACGAGCCGGCAGCTGCGCAACAGCGACAGCGGCGTCCTCGTGCGTGGCGCGCCGGACATCCTCGTCAAGCTCGCGAAGTGCTGCACGCCGGTCCCGGGCGACCAGATCGTCGGGTTCATCACCCGCGGCCAGGGTGTCTCGGTGCACCAGGCCTCGTGCACGAACGTCAAGTCGCTCATGAACGAGCCCGACCGGATGATCGAGGTGGAGTGGGCGCCGTCCTCGAAGTCGGTGTTCCTCGTGCAGATCCAGATCGAGGCGCTCGATCGGTCGGGGCTCCTCAGCGACGTGACCCGGGTGCTGACGGACCACCACGTGAACATCCTGTCCGCGACGGTCTCGACGTCGTCCGACCGGCTCGCGCTGAGCCGCTTCGTGTTCGAGATGGGCGACACGACCCACCTCGACCGTGTGCTCAACGCCGTGCGACGGATCGACGCGGTCTACGACGTCTACCGGGTCAGCGCGGGCTGA